In Candidatus Manganitrophus noduliformans, the genomic stretch ATTCAGGAAGAAGGGCTCGCTTCTCGCTGACGGATGATCCAACTGGAGTAGTCCTTTCGGGAGGGTAGACATCCCCCCTTTCAAGGAGATATTTTTATTTGGGGAGTCTTGTAGGTCTACCGGAGCCGTTTATCGAGGAACTAAAATGTAAGGAGGTCCCATGAGGAGAAAGATCGAAGGAATCAAAGTGGAAAAGAGCGTAATTATTCGGAAACCCCCCGAAATCCTTTATCATTTTTGGAGAAATTTCGGGAACCTGCCGGAGATCATGAATCATCTTAAATCGGTGAAGGTTCTCGATCGGAATCGGTCTCATTGGGTTGCCAAGGCCCCGGCCGGAACGACGGTGGAATGGGATGCCGAAATCATTAAAGATTTGCAGAACGAGCTGATCTCCTGGAAATCGCTCGAAGGGGCCGACGTCGACAACACCGGATCGGTCCATTTCGATCGGGTGCCGGAGGGAACCCAGGTCCGGGTGATGCTTCAGTACAACCCGCCCGGCGGGAAGGTCGGCGCGGCCTTTGCGAAGCTCTTCGGGGAGGAGCCTTCTCAACAGGTCGAAGATGATCTCAACCGGTTCAAAGCGTTTATGGAAGGAACGGAAACCCCTCCGGCGGAGGAAGCCCTTGAGCCAAAGGTGGCGTAACCGACGGAAAATATCTTTAATTCTCACCCAAGGGGGCGCTCTTCGCCCCCTTTTTAATTCCTTGACTCCCTCCACCGAGACCGTTATTCTCCACCCAAACCGATAGGAGTAACCCTGCGCCGATGGACCGATCGATCCAGTTTACCCCGGCCGAACGAAGCCTCATCCAAGAGACCCATTTCTTCCAGACAAAAGCCATCATCTCGCGGAAGGTCAAGCAGATTTTGGAGCAGCTTCATGTCGCCCTCAAAGAAGAGTTGTTTACCGTTTCCCTCCTCGCGCCGGAGGGGGTCGATACGACCATCGGCCAGTTCGTAAAAGGGGAACACCTGCACGATTTTCCATATCAATATCTCGACTTGCCAAAGTACTTTTCTCAGGACGAGAAGTTCACCTTCCGCTCCCTTTTCTGGTGGGGTCACCATTTTGTCTTCGCCCTGATCCTGGAGGGACCCCATCTCGACCGGTACACGCGGAACCTTCTGAGCTCCTACGACCGGCTGGCCGATCAAGGGCTTTACATTCTCATGGCCCCGACCCTCTGGGAGTGGGAGAAGCGGCCCGAGCTGCTCCTGGAGATCCGCAAAGACAATCGGGAGGCGGTTGAAGCGGCGCTGGCGATCCGGCCCTTTTTGAAGATCCATCGATTCATCCCTTTCGAAAGCCCGATATTTGAAAAAGGGGGACTCGTCGCGGAGGGGATAAAGACGTTTCGACTGATGAGCGACATTGTGGCAAATGAAGGAATCACCCATCACCCGATGAGACGTTGATCATGGCGACTTCCTCCTCCTGGCTCACCTTGGCACCGATGAACACCATCCGCTCCCACTGCGGCGCCGCGGCGATGGGTGGAAAGCTCTATGTCTTCGGCGGCGGGGGGCCGGAGTTCAAGAGCCTTCAGACGGTCGAGATCTACGATCCCAAAACGGACCGGTGGACCTTCGGGCCGGAGATGCCGACGCTCCGTTCGGGGGTGGTCGCGGTAAATTTGAATGAACAAGCCTACGTCATGGGGGGGGGATTTCGGCGTCCGGACGGCACCTTCAACTTCCTCACTGTCGTCGAGGTCTTCAATCCGAAAACCGGCGCCTGGTCGAAAGGGCCCGGCCTGCTGCAGCGGCACGACGCGCCGGCGGCGACCACCTTCAACGATACGATCTATCTTTTCGGCGGGCACCATCCGGAGGCGACCGGCGGCCCGAT encodes the following:
- a CDS encoding SRPBCC family protein; translated protein: MRRKIEGIKVEKSVIIRKPPEILYHFWRNFGNLPEIMNHLKSVKVLDRNRSHWVAKAPAGTTVEWDAEIIKDLQNELISWKSLEGADVDNTGSVHFDRVPEGTQVRVMLQYNPPGGKVGAAFAKLFGEEPSQQVEDDLNRFKAFMEGTETPPAEEALEPKVA